In Kogia breviceps isolate mKogBre1 chromosome 7, mKogBre1 haplotype 1, whole genome shotgun sequence, a single window of DNA contains:
- the ARAP1 gene encoding arf-GAP with Rho-GAP domain, ANK repeat and PH domain-containing protein 1 isoform X4: MTKKEEPPPVSQVPRAVRVASLLSEGEELSGDDQGDEDEDDHAYEGIPNGGWHTSSLSSSLPSSLLIPDLPPHPMDGLPVGPTPSPPVIKAGWLDKNPPQGSYIYQKRWVRLDTDHLRYFDSNKDAYSKRFVPVACISRVAAIGDQKFEVITNNRTFTFRAESDAERKEWMQALQQAVAEQRARARLSSAYPLGVQGSEPPDRAGSLELRGFKNKLYVAVVGDKVQLYKNLEEYHLGIGITFIDMSVGNVKEAADRRGFDLTTPYRIFSFSAESELEKEQWLEAMQRAIAEALSTWEVAERIWAVAPNRFCADCGAAQPDWASINLCVVICKRCAGEHRGLGAGVSKVRSLKMDRKVWTETLIELFLQLGNAAGNRFWAANVPPSEALQPGSSPGARRYHLEAKYREGKYRRYHPLFGNQEELDKALCAAVTTSDLAETQALLGCGAGVNCFSGDPEVPTPLALAEQAGQTLQMEFLRNNRTTEVPRLDSVRPPEKHYSIVLPTVSHSGFLYKTASAGKLLQDRRAREEFSRRWCVLSDGVLSYYENERAVTPNGEIRASEIVCLAVPTPDTHGFEHTFEVYTEGERLYLFGLESAELAREWVKCIAKAFVPPLAEDLLARDFERLGRLPYKAGLSLQRAQEGWFALISSELHAVFPEGPCEEPLQLRKLQELSVQGDSENPVLVLVERRRTLYIQGERRLDFTGWLGAIQKAAASSGDTLSEQQLGDSDIPVIVYRCVDYITQCGLTSEGIYRKCGQTSKTQRLLESLRLDARSVRLKEGEQHVDDVSSALKRFLRDLPDGLFTRVQRLAWLEASGIEDEEEKVSRYRELLARLPPVNRATVKALISHLYCVQCFSDTNQMNTHNLAIVFGPTLFQTDGQDYKAGRVVEDLISHYVMVFSVDEEELRKQREEITAIVKMRVAGTASGTQHAGDFICTVYLEEKKEETEQHVKIPASMTAEELTLEILDRRNVGIREKDYWTCFEVNEREEAERPLHFAEKVLPILHGLGMDSYLVVKKHQSMEAMLLYLASHVGETKHGMMKFREDRSLLGLGLPSGGFHDRYFILNSSCLRLYKEVRSHRPEKEWPIRSLKVYLGVKKKLRPPTCWGFTVVHETEKHEKQQWYLCCETQMELREWFATFLFMQHDGLVWPSEPSRVSRAVPEVRLGSVSLIPLRGSENEMRRSVAAFTADPLSLLRNV; this comes from the exons ATGACCAAGAAG GAGGAGCCCCCCCCAGTGAGCCAAGTCCCTCGGGCCGTGCGCGTGGCCAGTCTGCTGAGCGAGGGGGAGGAACTGTCCGGGGACGACCAAGGGGATGAAGATGAGGATGACCATGCCTACGAGGGCATCCCCAA TGGTGGATGGCACACCAGCAGCCTGAGCTCATCCTTGCCCAGCAGCCTCCTGATCCCTGATCTCCCACCACACCCCATGGACGGGCTGCCtgtgggccccacccccagcccaccagTCATCAAGGCTGGCTGGCTGGACAAGAACCCACCGCAAGG ATCTTATATCTATCAGAAGCGATGGGTGAGACTGGATACCGATCACCTGCGATACTTTGATAGTAACAAG gATGCCTACTCAAAGCGCTTTGTCCCTGTGGCCTGCATCTCCCGAGTGGCTGCCATTGGGGACCAAAAGTTTGAAGTGATCACAAACAATCGGACCTTTACCTTCCGGGCGGAGAGTGATG CGGAGCGGAAGGAGTGGATGCAGGCCCTGCAGCAGGCGGTGGCTGAGCAGCGTGCCCGGGCCCGACTTTCTAGTGCTTATCCGTTGGGTGTTCAAGGCTCAGAGCCCCCTGACCGCGCCGGCAGCCTGGAACTACGTGGCTTCAAGAATAAACTCTATGTGGCTGTGGTTGGGGACAAAGTGCAGCTTTACAAGAATCTGGAG GAGTACCACCTGGGCATCGGCATCACCTTCATTGACATGAGCGTGGGCAACGTGAAGGAAGCAGCGGACCGACGCGGCTTCGACCTCACCACCCCCTACCGCATCTTCAG CTTCTCGGCCGAATCAGAGCTGGAGAAGGAGCAGTGGCTGGAGGCCATGCAGAGAGCCATTGCTGAGGCCCTGTCTACCTGGGAGGTGGCCGAGCGCATCTGGGCCGTGGCCCCCAACAGATTCTGTGCTGACTGCGGAGCTGCCCAGCCTGACTGGGCCTCCATCAACCTCTGCGTTGTCATCTGCAAGCGCTGTGCAG GGGAGCACCGTGGCCTGGGCGCTGGTGTCTCCAAGGTGCGGAGTCTGAAGATGGACAGGAAGGTGTGGACAGAAACACTCATCGAG CTCTTCTTACAGCTGGGCAATGCTGCTGGGAACCGCTTCTGGGCAGCCAACGTGCCGCCCAGTGAGGCTCTGCAGCCCGGCAGCAGCCCTGGTGCCCGGCGGTACCACCTAGAGGCCAAGTACCGTGAGGGCAAGTACCGACGCTACCATCCGCTCTTTGGCAACCAGGAGGAGCTGGACAAG gccctgtgTGCCGCAGTCACAACCTCAGACCTGGCTGAGACCCAGGCGCTCCTGGGCTGTGGGGCTGGGGTCAACTGCTTCTCGGGGGACCCTGAAGTCCCCACGCCCCTGGCTCTCGCTGAGCAGGCAGGACAGACGCTGCAGATGGAATTCCTTCGAAACAACCGGACCACAG AGGTACCTCGGCTGGATTCAGTGAGGCCCCCAGAAAAGCACTACTCAATTGTCCTGCCAACTGTGAGCCACAGTGGCTTCCTCTACAAGACCGCTTCCGCCGGGAAGCTGCTACAGGACCGCCGGGCCCGGGAAG AATTCAGCCGACGCTGGTGTGTGCTTAGCGACGGGGTCCTGAGCTACTATGAGAATGAGCGGGCAGTGACCCCCAACGGGGAGATTCGGGCCAGCGAGATTGTGTGTCTGGCAGTGCCCACTCCCGACACCCATGG TTTTGAGCACACCTTTGAGGTGTACACAGAAGGAGAGCGGCTGTACCTGTTTGGGCTGGAGAGCGCAGAGCTGGCTCGTGAATGGGTCAAGTGCATTGCTAAG GCATTCGTGCCTCCCCTGGCTGAGGATCTGCTGGCCCGGGATTTTGAGAGGCTTGGGCGCCTACCCTACAAAGCTGGCCTGAGCCTACAGCGGGCCCAGGAGGGCTGGTTCGCCCTCATCAGCTCCGAGCTCCATGCTGTCTTCCCAGAGGGGCCCTGCGAGGAGCCGCTGCAGCTTCGGAAACTACAGGAGCTTT CCGTCCAAGGGGACAGCGAGAACccggtgctggtgctggtggagCGACGGAG GACGCTGTACATCCAGGGGGAGCGGCGGCTGGACTTCACGGGCTGGCTGGGGGCCATCCAGAAAGCAGCGGCCAGCTCAGGGGACACGCTGTCGGAGCAGCAGCTTGGAGACTCGGATATCCCGGTGATTGTGTACCGCTGTGTGGACTACATTACCCAGTGCG GCCTGACGTCGGAGGGCATCTACCGCAAGTGTGGGCAGACATCAAAGACACAGCGGCTGCTGGAGAGCCTGCGGCTGGACGCTCGCTCTGTGCGCCTCAAGGAGGGCGAGCAGCACGTGGACGACGTCTCCTCGGCGCTCAAGCGCTTCTTGCGAGATCTGCCCGATGGGCTCTTCACTCGAGTCCAGCGCCTAGCCTGGCTGGAGGCCTCAG GGATTGAGGATGAAGAGGAGAAGGTCTCCAGGTACCGAGAGCTACTGGCGCGTCTGCCCCCAGTCAACCGGGCCACAGTGAAGGCCCTTATCAGCCACTTGTACTG TGTCCAGTGCTTCTCAGACACGAACCAGATGAACACGCACAACCTGGCTATTGTGTTTGGGCCCACACTCTTCCAGACAGATGGGCAGGACTACAAGGCCGGCCGCGTGGTGGAAGACCTCATCAGCCACTATGTGATGGTGTTTAGT gTGGATGAGGAGGAGTTGAGGAAGCAGCGGGAGGAGATCACTGCCATTGTGAAGATGCGTGTGGCTGGCACTGCTAGTGGGACTCAG CACGCCGGTGACTTCATCTGCACTGTGTAcctggaggaaaagaaggaggagaCAGAGCAACATGTCAAG ATCCCAGCATCCATGACAGCTGAGGAGCTCACCCTGGAGATCTTGGATCGCAGGAATGTGGGCATCAGGGAGAAGGACTATTGGACCTGCTTCGAGGTCAACGAGAGGGAGGAGGCAG AGCGCCCCCTGCACTTTGCGGAGAAGGTGCTGCCCATCCTGCATGGGCTGGGCATGGACAGCTACCTGGTGGTGAAGAAGCACCAGTCCATGGAGGCCATGCTGCTGTACCTAG CCAGCCACGTGGGCGAAACCAAGCACGGCATGATGAAGTTCCGAGAGGACCGCAGcctcctgggcctgggcctgcccTCTGGTGGCTTCCACGATCGCTACTTCATCCTCAACAGCAGCTGCCTGCGGCTCTACAAGGAGGTTCGG agTCACAGGCCTGAGAAGGAGTGGCCCATCAGGAGTCTCAAAGTCTACCTGGGAGTGAAGAAGAAACTCCGGCCACCCACCTG CTGGGGCTTCACGGTGGTGCACGAGACGGAGAAACACGAGAAGCAGCAGTG GTACCTGTGCTGTGAGACACAGATGGAGCTCCGGGAGTGGTTCGCCACTTTCCTCTTCATGCAG CACGACGGCCTGGTGTGGCCCTCAGAGCCCTCACGCGTGTCCCGGGCGGTGCCTGAGGTCCGGCTGGGCAGCGTTTCGCTGATCCCCCTGCGCGGCAGTGAGAATGAGATGCGCCGGAGCGTGGCTGCCTTTACTGCGGACCCCCTTTCT CTCCTCCGAAACGTCTGA